Part of the Benincasa hispida cultivar B227 chromosome 12, ASM972705v1, whole genome shotgun sequence genome is shown below.
ATCAGTAACAATCGGATCATCTGGTGCCGATGTTTCTGACTTACTCAAGGTAAATGCCACTTCAAATTTTGTCTGAAAATTTAGTTCTCAGCTTGTGAAACTAAAATTGATTGAAATCCTCATGTGAATCAGAGTCTGATTCCTTGCGCCAGCGTAGCTGAAAGAAATCTCTTAGCCGACACCGCAAAGATTGTTGAGAAGAACAGCAAAATTCACAAAAGGAAAGACGATTTGAGAAAAGTTGTCACAGAGGGACTTTCATCTCTCGGTTACGATTCTTCAATCTGTAAATCAAAATGGGATAAATCCCCTTCACATCCCGCAGGTACTTCCCTCATTGCGCTCttctgaaaacaaaaacaaaatacaaagaaagaaagaaacaccTTCATTAGACTCGAATTAAGCTAGAAGTTATATGTGTGTAGGGGAATATGAATACATCGATGTGATGATGGAGGATGAAAGATTGGTGATAGACATAGATTTCAGATCGGAGTTTGAGATCGCTCGTTCGACCGGAATGTACAAGGCGATTCTTCAATTACTCCCGAATATCTTCGTCGGCAAAACGGATCGTTTAGGTCAAATCGTCTCGATCGTATCAGAAGCTGCGAGACAGAGCTTGAAGAAGAAGGGGATGCACTTTCCGCCATGGAGGAAAGCTGAATACATGAGAGCGAAATGGCTGTCCCCTCACATCAGATCCAAACCTCCAAATCCATCGGTAAAGGAGATTGAAATCACGAACATGAATCAAAACGAGAACAACGAGCAATCGCCGATAGAGACGGATTGCGGAGAATTCGAATTGATATTCGGCGATGAaacgacgacgacgacgactACATCACTTGAGAGTAATTCTTCAATCGCTTCATCGCCTCCTCCGCAGAAAGGTTTGTATGGCGGCGAGAAGACGGCGGTGGCAGTGATGGCCTGGCAACCTCCGGCGATCAAACCGAAGAGTCTCGATAGAGGAGCTAAGATCGTTACGGGATTGGCATCAATCCTGAAAGAGAATCCgtaaaaattttggttttttttttaatttttatttccttcttttttgggAATTGAAATATCAtaaacaaaagtttaaaaaaagagagagagagagagagagagttaatTAAGTGGGTAAATAATcgtaaatataagaaaatgtatgtgtttttgtttatttgaggggggaaaaagaaaggaaaatccTTCGGTTTTTTTGGGTGTAAGGGTATTCTACTTTATGTAATGGGCAGCAATTTTAGCTTTACCCAATCGtctttgtaaaaatattaaaaaggaaaaaaaaacaatattattgAATGTTACCATAACAATTCTCGATTATTAAATTTCTTGCTatgtttgatttaaattttattttttttaaaaaatcataaattatttttgtttttctatttttttaaagtagtaACTGAGTGCATTCTATGGGAGGTTTAATATGTCGAGATGTTAATCTTATAGAAATTTGatgaaaatatgaagaaaatacccattttgatggatgttttatgaaaaatttataaaaacaaaaattcaaaaaataaatttaaattagtaaataatgatttttaaataaatttttacattagtgatattttgttcttttttatgtttaatggatttttttataaaataattgatgTCGAATTcataaaaacatgaaaatatactgttgatagaaatttaaaactattattCTATTAATATTTATGTATTCTAATATAATCATACTTATTTTGGACAAGGAAGAAGAGATAGCTAAGGTTAAAAGTATTGATATCAATTTATacaattgtattaatttaaatcctaaagtaataattatatcaatttaatgcctaaatttttataagtgtatcaatttacacatTTCTTTGgatttagtttgaaaaatatcatGTCGAATATTACTTTTTTCAATTGAacttataaattattataagtgAATCGATTTAAAACCATTatcataattatatttgaaaatcttCAATGCATAAATTCTTAAACGTGTGTAAACTTCTACAAATATCGATTTAGCAAAATTGACATTATATTTTGAATGAACAGTTTTCACAAATCTTAATTTGAGAGTCTAAATATATGGGTTTATGTAAgtttagaagtttaattaataaaataacaagtCTCACATAATATTTATCCAATTAAAATGATACACTTAAGAAAAttcaatgtttaaattgatataattattagtcaagaattaaattgatacagTCTAGGGGTACGAATTGATATCTGCTCAAATATCTTTCGATAAAAAGTTAATGTCAGtggataattttgaaaaattatataaaaaaaacaaaaaattaaagtagTAAATAAACTCTTAAcactttttaaacaaaattaataagttaatatttatattatattcacattaatgatattttgtttttataggttaaatttcataaaatttttactatataatcaaaatattgattcaaTTTTCATGTCGATGtcgaaataataaatttaaaaatatcaatgaaaatatgTACGTATCGAAGaaaatttaattgaataaaTGTGGTTGGCTTAGGATGAATCAAATagcaaattattttttaaaaaataaacaaatataactCAGTCATGAATAATATGTGTTAGCGACGAAGAGTGAAATCTTTCCACTTTCTATAGTTTTACCTTTTAAAACTTACTTGAGAATTAATGCATATAATATTTagactttttatttatttataatttaaaaagttgtATGGATAGAATTGAAGTGAAGAGTGAGTGCTCCCTGAAAGGGAACAGGTGGACGACTTTAAAgcttatttttacaaaatatttatacataaaatttaatcatttctCGTCTTTTGAGAACTttgctttccttttttttttttttatttccgaaaatttattttatttcattaaatcttTTTTGGTGTGGAACCCGTGGGATCTCGAACGCCGGAAGCCAAGAAGAAGACAAAATCtgagtaattttttttagaaaaaacaatttttacttttttttgtcCAACTTTTTTTCTTTGCTTATTTCTAgttgtaaacttaaagaaaagttttgttcttaattatttttttagaaaaaaaacagccggtttattatatataatttttttagaccAGGACATTCGAAACTATGACACTAACCCTTCATTAATGATAAAGATGATACGATCAACATGAGCGTAATTCAATTGgtattatatttatactatCGACTTTGAGATCAGAGGTTCGATTTTTTCATCCCgcattttaattacaataccttgcgaaagttgtttgaaaaaaaaaataaaatctaggGACACGCaccttattttcattttttttaattaaagttacAATTACcccttaaataaatttataaggACTAGATGTCAGACTCCACAATGAGCAGCAAATTACAATTATTTCAACACGACCAACTTTGCTCAAACCTTCTCAAATAGCTTCAGCTTCAAGAAAAGGAatacaccattttttttttttttttgtagactTGCAACCACGAAAGATCGGGTTTGATATCCGAGACTccctattagatataaatttaaactttatccaactttgaactttcaatttcttatttcattgatttatatattttaaaaatgaacaatgttcataaattaatagttaaaaaccacttttagtctttaaattttaatagaagtaacaatttagtccctaaactttgatttgtaacaatttaatccttatatatacttttaattttataataacttagtttttgaacttttatatgtaataatttaatccttgtattttaaaatttgtaacgatttagtctttattgtagaaattagtgttaagatttaatgaaattttttgcataaataaatcgataaattaattagagacttattattatataaaatacaaagtatacaacataaaataataaaaattgatatttttcatcctaaaaactaaattgttataaatctGAAAGTacaaagattaaattgttacaaactaaaatttagagattaaattattagaaaattgaGAATACATTGACTAAATTATTAGAAAGTTTGAagataaaaaatgtttttaaaccaaattaatttgtaaatttgaaagtttagagccACACAAGTTCTAAATTTTCTAGTTGATGGAacctaaattgttataattatatataacaattaatgAGTAATATGCAtgtaataaattattcaaaaaattaaaagaaatgtaCCATTAATTTAATATGGATGGTTTTGTAAGAAACCCATTCAACTTTTTGTTATAGAGAATATGGTTTTCTctactttaaaataaattttgtggGTCCATTTAATATTCTCATGATTCcctctttattttttaattatatattttaggtCGTTACCCTtcgaaatataataaattataatgttTCTCCAAGCCAAACAATCAAgacaattaattatttaaagcTTAGGTCATGAAAAGATgctcattaaatatttaaatctttgcttataaatatatcaattgatttttattaatattttacccaattaaatatcaaattttggatatagtttcttcttcttcttgttttttttttttttttttttttttttttggttggatTAAGGTCAAATAAGGAGTAGGGTTGAAAAGTTCTTCTCCTTGACTTTAGGTTCAAGTTGATTAAACTTGATTATAGAGTATCCTCAAGTCAATTAAAAATCTATTTGTTGAATATATGACTtctttttaat
Proteins encoded:
- the LOC120067865 gene encoding uncharacterized protein LOC120067865, which translates into the protein MEIRGKMKIQPIDIEPPTGRVAIRADPGKPVLKSRLRKLFDRPFPNVLKNSTAEKPIAAGEAAQFIINKDGVSEFEPSSICLAKMVQSFIEESNEKQLSVATGVKNGRNRCNCFNGNNNDSSDDESDDFGSGFGESVTIGSSGADVSDLLKSLIPCASVAERNLLADTAKIVEKNSKIHKRKDDLRKVVTEGLSSLGYDSSICKSKWDKSPSHPAGEYEYIDVMMEDERLVIDIDFRSEFEIARSTGMYKAILQLLPNIFVGKTDRLGQIVSIVSEAARQSLKKKGMHFPPWRKAEYMRAKWLSPHIRSKPPNPSVKEIEITNMNQNENNEQSPIETDCGEFELIFGDETTTTTTTSLESNSSIASSPPPQKGLYGGEKTAVAVMAWQPPAIKPKSLDRGAKIVTGLASILKENP